One Triticum urartu cultivar G1812 unplaced genomic scaffold, Tu2.1 TuUngrouped_contig_9129, whole genome shotgun sequence genomic window, GGGGGGCGCCGAGCTAGACAGGAGGATGCATGATGGTAACTTTGACGATAATCCGCTGTCGGCGACCATCAACGGTAAGCTCGGCGACCTCAGCAACTGCTCTGGCAAGCCGGAGGAGAGCTTCGTCCTCGACGTGGTGCGCGGGGACACATACCTGCTGCGGATTGTGAACACGGCGCTCTTTTCGGAGTACTACTTCAAGGTCGCTGGGCACACGTTCACGGTGGTGGGCGCCGACGGGTACTACCTGACGCCGTATAAGACGGACATGGTGACCGTCGCGCCAGGGGAGGCCATCGACGTGCTCATGGCCGCTAACGCCCCGCCCGCGCACTACCATATGGTGGCGCTCCCAAACCCGCCGCCGGAGCCTGACCCGCAGATCCCGGGGTTCGTGTCCCGTGGCCTCGTTCGCTACGCCGGATCCTCCCATAACAACAACGGGCTGCCGGTGCCGACGCCACTCATGCCCAGCCAGCACAACACCATGCCGTCCTACTACTTCCACAGCAACCTCACCGGCCTCGCCCACCCAGACCGCCACCGCGTTCCCATGCACGTCGATGAGCGCCTCTTCTTCACGCTCGGCCTCGGCTCCATCTGCCGCGGCACCAACAAGACATGCGAGCGTGGGAGGAGTCCAGAGACCATCGTGGTGGCCACCATGAACAACGTGTCCTTCCGCCACCCGACTAACGCGTCGCTCCTCGAGAGGTACTACGACGGCCGGACAAGTGGCCTCTACACGGAGGACCTCCCCGACCATCCGCCGCACCCGTACAACTACACTGATCGCTCCCTCATCCCGCCGGGGCCACTGGAGAAGGCGCTCGAGCCGACGTTCAAGGCGACCAAGCTACGGAGGTTCCGGTACAATACCTCGGTGGAGATCATCTTCCAGGGCACGGCGCTGCTGCAGAGTGACTCCAACCCCATGCACCTCCATGGCTACGACTTCTTTGTCCTCGCCACGGGGCTGGGCAACTACAACCCCAAGACGGACCCCAAGAAGTTCAACTACCACAACCCACCGCTGAGGAACACGGTGCAGGTGCCCAGGACCGGCTG contains:
- the LOC125532123 gene encoding laccase-19-like, with amino-acid sequence MEKFSMAATMFCAVVLAALAAAGGGEAAVVEHTFVVHEMNQTHLCNTTKIYVVNGQLPGPTIDVTDGDTVVVHVVNRLPHGLTIHWHGVRQMRSCWSDGAGFVTECPIPPGGEHMYSFNVTGQVGTLWWHAHVTCLRATVAGAFIIRPKGGRYPFPTPAKDVPIIIGEWWGGAELDRRMHDGNFDDNPLSATINGKLGDLSNCSGKPEESFVLDVVRGDTYLLRIVNTALFSEYYFKVAGHTFTVVGADGYYLTPYKTDMVTVAPGEAIDVLMAANAPPAHYHMVALPNPPPEPDPQIPGFVSRGLVRYAGSSHNNNGLPVPTPLMPSQHNTMPSYYFHSNLTGLAHPDRHRVPMHVDERLFFTLGLGSICRGTNKTCERGRSPETIVVATMNNVSFRHPTNASLLERYYDGRTSGLYTEDLPDHPPHPYNYTDRSLIPPGPLEKALEPTFKATKLRRFRYNTSVEIIFQGTALLQSDSNPMHLHGYDFFVLATGLGNYNPKTDPKKFNYHNPPLRNTVQVPRTGWAAVRFVTDNPGMWYLHCHFEFHIIMGMATAFIVENGPTPETSLPPPPPEFKRCGANGFTQP